The genomic segment GCCGCCGCAATCGGTGACATTGACCATTGGCGATCAGCGCGTGCCGATCGATCATGCTGCCGTTCATCGCGTGGACATCATTTCTCAACCGGTCATGGAGCGCATCCTGAAAACCTGGTACGAGCGATCGCTGGATCAAGCGGCCGAAGGCTCCGCCGATCAGGACCTGTGTCTCGCGAAAATCGGATTGCTTCAGCTCGGATCGACTTATATGATCGAGCAGGTCGAGCGCGTGCCGTTCGGCGAGTACGTCCCTAACGCCTCGTTGCTGCAGCGCCTGTCTCATAAGGACCGGGCGGGCTCGCTTCATCGCTTCTTTGCCGAGTCGGAGGCTTACGATCTGGAATACGACGCGAGGCCGAAGCTCGACGTCCACTACCATCCGGAGCGGAATATGTTCGACTTCAAGCTCGGCGTTCCGCGTCCGCAGGCGATTCAGGACGAGATCTCGACGGGAACGATCGAAGTGCCGCTCGAACTCAATGCCAAGACGGGGCTCAAGTTTTTCTCGCGCGGCAGGCGCAATTACGTGACGGACGAGATTAAGCACGGACTCGGCACCGGACAAGTGACGGTTCTGGTGGGCCTGGCGCCTCAGGAATCGTTGAAGGCTTCCATTTATTACGGCGTTCAGGACGTATTCAAGGGAACCGAGTACGAATCCGACGTGCCGAACGTCGACTTCGGCACGATCGTTTATCCCGAGCACGGCAGCTTCCGCATCGGCATGCGCCTCAACGGCTCGGCCGAGGCGGACAAGCTGAACGTCCGCTGGTGGGCGTTCAAAAAGCTGCAGGAAGGCGCGGACGCGAACGGCGGAGGGGAAGCCGCTGCCGAGCGCGCTGCTTTACGGGAAGCCGCACCCGGAAGGGAATAGATTCGGCTGCGGTTTCGCAATGGCGAGGCTGTCTTTAGGGTCAACAGGGCCCTAGGGACAGTCTTTTTTATCGTTTGTTTATTTTGGAATGCGGAGAGTGACTGCGAAGAGCCGGGAAAGCGGACAGAATGGACGTTAGATGGGAATATGTGGAATGATGATTGGCGGGATCGCTTGTTCGGGATAAGGGTTACTAGGAAAAACCGCGTGATTACCGTAAAAACTGCCGCCGGGAGTGAAGTTAAACGGAAAAATCGTGTAACTCGCACTGAAGCTGCCCCATGGAACGACCAGATGATAATAAAACCCCTTGTCTCAGGAGCCGCGATCGTTCCTGAGGCAAGGGGTTATCGTTAAAACGAAGAAAGGTAAAAGTTTTTAAACCTGAAAGGGACCGATGGTCAATCGAACGGGTTTGTCGTTGTTGTAATTGAAGTTATACAGATAGCCGTTCCATTCGTAGGACATCGTGTATAGCTTGCCGTTGCTCTCGGTTTTAACGCCTTTTATGGCCGCTTTTTGCAGACGATCGAGAAGCGTCGTCAAAACGTATTTGTTCCACGTGCGCACGAGCGTGACGGCATAAGCCTCGGGATTGTCGGGATCGGACTCCAGCTTAAAGCTGAATTGGACGCCACTGTAGACGAGTTCGATCGGAGCCGCGAGCGCAGAATCGGCTCCCGGCTCTTCGCTTAAGCCGTCGGTCGAGGGGGAAACAACGTTGGTCGAAGCCTTGTCGCTGCCCGCATTTCCGATGGCATTGACACTGTTGCTTGCGGTTGAGCTGCTGGCAGCAGTCCCACTGCCGGACTTGGAAAGCGCGATGACTTTATTCGCCTTAGAGAATGCTTTTTCGCTCGATCCGGCAATTGCAGCTGTATTTGTAACGGCGCTTTGCTGCCTGCTGCTCGCGCCTGTTCCCGTGTCGTCGTTGGAGCCGGAACCTGTTCCGCTGCCAGTACCGGAACCGGCGCCGGTATCCCTATCGGAACTCGTACCCGCATCCGCACCGGCGTTCGCGCCGGTTGCGGCGCTGCCTTCGCCGCCCCCGACGCCTGCGCCTGAAGCGGCACCGCCGCTCGCCCCGGCAGTCGCGCCGCTTTCGCCGCCTCCAGCGCTTGCACCTGAGCCAGTTCCGCCGCCGGACCCGGAGCCAGAACCATTCGCGGCTCCGGCCGAGCCGGAGCCTGCGCCTTCGCTGGCAGCAGTACCGCCGTTCGCCCCGGCAGCTGCGTCTCCGCCCGTGCCTGCGGCAGACTCTGCGGCGCCATCCGTACCGGGCGCTGCGGCTCCTTCATCGGTCCCGGCATCGGGCTCGGCGTCCGTCCCGGCATCCGTCCCTGCCGCGGGCGCATCCGGCGCCCCGAGCTTCTCCTGCAGCGTTGCCGCAGCCATCGCCAGGAAGCCCGCCGGATCCGCTTGACCTGCGCTGAACAGCCCTTTGTAGACGACGGTGCCGTTCGCGTCGAGCAGCGAGCCGAAGCCCTGGTATTGGTCGGCCCGGAACGTGCCTTTGTATAACGGGGTCCCGTCCGCGTTAAACGCCTCGCCTTCGCCGTCGCGCTGGCCGGCCACAAAGCTGCCGGTATATAACGCGGTGCCTTGCTCGCTTAACAGTGAACCGGTTCCCTGGTATCGCCCGCGCTCGAACCCGCCCTTGTAGACAGGCGCGCCCGAAGCCGCGTATTCGGTTCCTTCGCCTGACGGCAGCCCGCCTGCAAACAAGCCTTCGTAAAAAAGCGTACCGCCTTTGTAAAGCTTGCCCGCGCCTGCGTAAAGACCGCCCGCAAAGGCGCCTTCGTAGACGGGCTTGCCGTCGTCGCCGTAAAGCTTGCCTGCGCCTTCATATAACCCTTGGACAAAGGCGCCGGTATAAAGCGGCTTGTCCTTGGCGGCGTAAAGCGTGCCGTCGCCTTCGTACTTGCCGGACGCAAAGCCTCCTTCGTACTTGACGCTGCCGTCCGGCGAATAAAGCGTGCCCGCGCCATTGTATGCGTCGGCCGCGAATTCGCCGCGGTACAGCAGCGTGCCGTCAGCCGCATAGGCTTCGCCCGAGCCGGCGCGAACGCCTTTTTCGAAGTCGCCGAAGTAGACAAGCTTGCCGCCGTCGCCGTACAGCTTGCCAACCCCGCTGAACTGGCCGCTGGCAAGGGGGCCGGCGTAAACAAGGTTGCCTGCGCTGTCCACGATTTTGGCATTGCCGGTATAGCCCTTTTCAAGTGCGGCCGAAGCTGCCATCGTAGGCGTGCGCGAAAACCACCGATCTACGAACGCAGGCGGATTGATGAACCCGAAGTAGGCGATCGCCAGGCCGATGAGCACGATCAGCACGACGAGTTTTTTGGCGATATAATAGCTTCCGATCTTCCAATAGTTGTCCAGCGACCGCAGTCCGCTGCCGAGCACGCTCCGGGCCCATTGAATAAGCCACCTGAGCACAATCTTCGGGAGCTTCGCGGACTGCTTGAGCGGCCGCATGATTTTTCGTTGGATCGGCTTGATAAACGGTTTAAGTATCGTTTCGATCATAATTAGGGCACCTGTATCGTAAATTGGCCGGGCGAGGTTACCTGGATGACGCCGCCGTAGCTGCACATGCACTTGGAGGAGTTGTTCAGGGAAGGCATATTGCCGACCATTACGGTCGGAGAGCCGGGCGCCCAAGGAGCGGCTGTCACGGGCATGCAAGGCATCGGCGTCAGGACGCCGAACGCCGCGGCGGTCGCCGAAGCGACGACGGGATTGGCCAATGAATTGCACATGCCGAACGGCATGATGTTTACAAACGGCTTATTATCCATTATGTTGGCGATCGGCATGGCGGTCATCGTCCGATTGGCCGGAAGCACATTTAATACAGAGGGGGCAGCCCCAAACGAGCATTGCATCGTCGCTCCGCCGCACACTAGTTGTCCCACGCCCGGTTCACGCTCTCTTTAAGGAAAAATGGTTGAAGCTGTCAACGCTATATTCATAGTAACTCAATTCTCGAAATCTGTCATTTTGAGTTGCAAGGGGGTGAATTAAGGAAGAACTTGTAGTACGATGAAAATAGTTAGAAATTGTCGTAAGCTTCGATTGAACAAGAACAGACGCACAAAAAGGCGGGCGCCGATCTTCAATGAAAAAACTAGCTGTACTGCTGTTGCTGGCATCCCTTATCATGTCCGGCTGGTCCGGCTTCGTGCTTGTGGAGCGCGCGGACCGGAGCGAGGCGCCGTGGAAATCGTCGGAGAGTCTGCAAAATTTGTCGCTGGCCGCTCCCGGCGACGGCTCGCTTGCCGTGGTGAGCGATTCCAAGCAGAAAATCAAGCAGCTTGACGTTGACGGAACGCTGCTTGGGCAGATGACTTATGCGGGTGCCGAACGCGGCGCGCGCGCCGACTTTAATGAAGCGGTAGCAGACGAAGACGGCCGTATCTATGCGCTGGTGACGGTGCTCGACTCTTACGGTCTGTACGTGCAGAGCGAGCGCATCGTCCGTTACGACCGCAGCGGGAATTCCGGCCATGTGCTCTATGAGCGCAAAGGCGACGGTAAGAGCAAGCGGATCGGACACATCGAAGGCTTGCAGCTGACCGGCGGCTCACTGTATTTCTACGAAGCGGATGCCGACAAGCTGCAACTGAGGCGCATCGTATTGCCGGAGAAGGCGCCAGAGACCGTGTTTGCGTTCACGCTCCCCAAGGATCGTTATTTATCGGAGATTACGGGCACGGAGCCCGGACAAATCTATTATACGACGCGCAGGGGCAGCATCTATCAGGTATCCCCGGAGGGCGTCAGCACCAAGCTGTATCCGGACAATACGAGAGCCGCCGACGCTAAAAATTTCCCCGAGTTGGTCATGCTTCGCAAGGACGGCTCCCTCATGTTCGTCGACCGGCTTGTCAATGCGGTGACGACGTTCGAACCGCTTGCGCCTGCCCAGACCAAGACGGTGCTGGACGATGCCGCGCTGCAGCGTATCGCGCCGGGGTTGGACAGCTACGAAATCATGGATATCAAACAGACGTCCGCGGGCTACGCCATCGTGCTTAACGATCGGATCTTGCTCATGTCGGCAGACTTCGCGCCTGCGGGCCAAATCTCGAAGGTCGGATTCGACAGCAAGACGCTTTGGGACCGCCGCCTGCTGTGGGGCGCCTTTTGGCTCGGCTTGCTTCTGCTTGTGTTCTCCGTCCGTTTCTTCCATATTCACGTGCTCGATCGTCGTACCTCCCTTTTTCTGAAGCAGGTGCTTGCCACCGTACCCGCGATCCTGATTGCGATGATCCTTCTTTCCAACTTCATTTATAACAGCTTCTCCACACGGATGGAGTCGCAGATGCAGCGAGAGCTCGCGCTCCTCGCGCGCAACGGCCAGAATCTGATCGACGGCGACCGGCTGGCCAGGCTGCATTCGCCTACCGACTACCGCAACGAGGACTATACGGCCATTCGCGCGAAAATGAATTTCCTGTTCGAAGGCGAGGACAGCGAGCAGCGGCAAGGCTTGTACAGCACCTTGTATAAGTATGAAGGCGATCGGATTTATATCGTCATGGACGACGACGACGGCGTCAATATGTTCAAGCCGTTCGAGAAGAACGAAGTAAACGAAGCCGTGCTGAGCCAAGGCGTCGTCCGCACCGGGCAGTGGGAAGACGCCGAGGGGAAATGGCTGTATGCGATCGGCCCGGTCTACGACAGCGCAGGCCGGATCGTCGGCGTTTACGAGACCGGACGGGATCTTAGCGTGCTCCATCGCGAGAACCGGAAAATCTACTACAACATCATTGAAAATATATTGATGATTACGGCCGGCCTGGTCGTGCTGGTCGTGATCGTGACATTCGTGCTGCTGTCGCCGATCCGCAAGCTGAGACGAAGCGTCATGGCCATGGCAAACGGCGATTGGGACACGGAGGTCAAGCTGCGCAACCGCGACGAAGTCGGGGATCTTGGCGTGCAGTTCAATCGAATGGCCCGCTACATCCGGCAGCATATCGCCGACATTACTTCCTTCAGCGAGGCGTCTTACCGTTTCGTGCCGCAGCAGTTTTTTAATTCGCTCGGCAAAAAAGGTATCCTCGACATCCGGCTCGGCGACCAGATTCAGAAAAACATGGCGGTTATGGTCGCCAACCTGCGCGAATTCAGGCAGCTGTCCAAGACGCTAAGTCCAAAGGAAAACTTCGATTTCATGAATTCCTTTCTCCGGCGCTTCGGGCCGATCGTGCGGCAGGAGGACGGTCTGATCAGCAAATATTTGGGCGCGGGCTTTATGGCGCTGTTTCCCGGGTATGCGGAGGAGGCGATCCGGGCGGCCGTAGCGATCCGCCGCGAGCTGCTCGTCTACAATCAGCATCGACGCAGTTCCGGCTACGCGACGGTCGACATCGGCATCGCGATTCACAAGGGGCCGCTAATGCTAGGCATCATCGGCGAGGAGCGCCGCTGGGAGGGCAATGTCATCTCCGACGACGTCCAGCGCACGACGATGCTCGAGCAGATCTCGGAGATCGTCGGCTGCTGCATCGTCGTCACGCGCGATTATTACGAGCAGCTGCGTTCGCCGGAGCGCTTCATGCACCGATCGCTCGGCCGCATCAGGCTGGAGAGCAGCGACGAGGCGATGGAGCTGATCGACGTATACGAAGGCGACCCGGAGCAGCAGCGCGCTGCCAAGGAGCGGACGAAGGCATTGTTCGAACGCGGGCTGGCGCTGTGCCAGGCGGGGCGGTTCTACGATGCCCGCGAGACGTTCGTCGAAGTGATCAAGCAGAACCGGATGGACAGAGCCGCGAAGCTCTACTTCTACTTGTGCGACGAATATTATCAGAAAGGCGCGGGCGCTGGCTGGAACGGCACGCTCGCCGTCTGAGGCGACTTCCTCGATTCGTGCGCGGCCGATCGCCGCACCGAGCATGATCGGAGCCTAGAAGCGGAGGGTTCAGAGTTGGCTATTCTAGAATTGGTCGTTCGCCGCATCGATACGCGAGAGGCTGCGGATGCGGTGGTCGCTTTCCTCATCTCGCCTCAGGCATTCGACGACGAGCGACCGACGCCCGGCGAAGAAGAGCATTTTCGCACGCTGCCTTATTTGGCGCTGGAGGGCAAGACCGTCTACTGGTATATGACGGACAGCGCAGGGGAGATCGTCGCCGTTACGGGCGTCGCGCCGAACGAGCAGCGAACGGGCGGCTACACCTGGGATTATCTTGTCGTTCGCAAGGATTACCGGCGCGGCGGCGCGGCTTTGCGTCTGGCGGGCGCCATGCTCGAGTATATGCGCGAGCAAGGTGCGCGTTATTTGGTTACATACACTTGCGATTTGCCGGTATACGCTGGCGTGCGGCGTTTGTTCGACCGGCTCGGCTTTACGCTGAATGGGCGGCTGCCGGATTATTACTTTGACGGCGAGGACAGGCTGGTCTAT from the Cohnella hashimotonis genome contains:
- a CDS encoding GNAT family N-acetyltransferase; the protein is MAILELVVRRIDTREAADAVVAFLISPQAFDDERPTPGEEEHFRTLPYLALEGKTVYWYMTDSAGEIVAVTGVAPNEQRTGGYTWDYLVVRKDYRRGGAALRLAGAMLEYMREQGARYLVTYTCDLPVYAGVRRLFDRLGFTLNGRLPDYYFDGEDRLVYFLDLRNPSLPETQQ
- a CDS encoding MORN repeat-containing protein, with translation MIETILKPFIKPIQRKIMRPLKQSAKLPKIVLRWLIQWARSVLGSGLRSLDNYWKIGSYYIAKKLVVLIVLIGLAIAYFGFINPPAFVDRWFSRTPTMAASAALEKGYTGNAKIVDSAGNLVYAGPLASGQFSGVGKLYGDGGKLVYFGDFEKGVRAGSGEAYAADGTLLYRGEFAADAYNGAGTLYSPDGSVKYEGGFASGKYEGDGTLYAAKDKPLYTGAFVQGLYEGAGKLYGDDGKPVYEGAFAGGLYAGAGKLYKGGTLFYEGLFAGGLPSGEGTEYAASGAPVYKGGFERGRYQGTGSLLSEQGTALYTGSFVAGQRDGEGEAFNADGTPLYKGTFRADQYQGFGSLLDANGTVVYKGLFSAGQADPAGFLAMAAATLQEKLGAPDAPAAGTDAGTDAEPDAGTDEGAAAPGTDGAAESAAGTGGDAAAGANGGTAASEGAGSGSAGAANGSGSGSGGGTGSGASAGGGESGATAGASGGAASGAGVGGGEGSAATGANAGADAGTSSDRDTGAGSGTGSGTGSGSNDDTGTGASSRQQSAVTNTAAIAGSSEKAFSKANKVIALSKSGSGTAASSSTASNSVNAIGNAGSDKASTNVVSPSTDGLSEEPGADSALAAPIELVYSGVQFSFKLESDPDNPEAYAVTLVRTWNKYVLTTLLDRLQKAAIKGVKTESNGKLYTMSYEWNGYLYNFNYNNDKPVRLTIGPFQV
- a CDS encoding DUF4280 domain-containing protein, with the translated sequence MGQLVCGGATMQCSFGAAPSVLNVLPANRTMTAMPIANIMDNKPFVNIMPFGMCNSLANPVVASATAAAFGVLTPMPCMPVTAAPWAPGSPTVMVGNMPSLNNSSKCMCSYGGVIQVTSPGQFTIQVP
- a CDS encoding HAMP domain-containing protein, giving the protein MKKLAVLLLLASLIMSGWSGFVLVERADRSEAPWKSSESLQNLSLAAPGDGSLAVVSDSKQKIKQLDVDGTLLGQMTYAGAERGARADFNEAVADEDGRIYALVTVLDSYGLYVQSERIVRYDRSGNSGHVLYERKGDGKSKRIGHIEGLQLTGGSLYFYEADADKLQLRRIVLPEKAPETVFAFTLPKDRYLSEITGTEPGQIYYTTRRGSIYQVSPEGVSTKLYPDNTRAADAKNFPELVMLRKDGSLMFVDRLVNAVTTFEPLAPAQTKTVLDDAALQRIAPGLDSYEIMDIKQTSAGYAIVLNDRILLMSADFAPAGQISKVGFDSKTLWDRRLLWGAFWLGLLLLVFSVRFFHIHVLDRRTSLFLKQVLATVPAILIAMILLSNFIYNSFSTRMESQMQRELALLARNGQNLIDGDRLARLHSPTDYRNEDYTAIRAKMNFLFEGEDSEQRQGLYSTLYKYEGDRIYIVMDDDDGVNMFKPFEKNEVNEAVLSQGVVRTGQWEDAEGKWLYAIGPVYDSAGRIVGVYETGRDLSVLHRENRKIYYNIIENILMITAGLVVLVVIVTFVLLSPIRKLRRSVMAMANGDWDTEVKLRNRDEVGDLGVQFNRMARYIRQHIADITSFSEASYRFVPQQFFNSLGKKGILDIRLGDQIQKNMAVMVANLREFRQLSKTLSPKENFDFMNSFLRRFGPIVRQEDGLISKYLGAGFMALFPGYAEEAIRAAVAIRRELLVYNQHRRSSGYATVDIGIAIHKGPLMLGIIGEERRWEGNVISDDVQRTTMLEQISEIVGCCIVVTRDYYEQLRSPERFMHRSLGRIRLESSDEAMELIDVYEGDPEQQRAAKERTKALFERGLALCQAGRFYDARETFVEVIKQNRMDRAAKLYFYLCDEYYQKGAGAGWNGTLAV